One window of the Haloarcula halobia genome contains the following:
- a CDS encoding phosphate ABC transporter permease encodes MSVPSVARRWAPPVDDRSRRAATVAGSGFAAVALTASFVARLAVNAPLTLPGGVAVGGQAVGVAPGPLAAMAMVLAALGAVSIGVTRSDPAAGVGLLFVGVFGGLALVSRGAAMPAAVAVAAGTGTVALASRRSLCRARGLATTVLVAALGLALASGVGDWTALRPLASTFALGGVALTPLFAATDAESLLGGALAFVVVLVVGLSVPFVTGAVTLVGGGVVGAGLPFVALAVAGAVTAASAAARTRRWTLLAGIVLVALAGVPASLPRAVPFALGVAVLVTREAGR; translated from the coding sequence ATGAGCGTCCCGTCGGTCGCGCGGCGGTGGGCGCCCCCGGTCGACGATCGGTCGCGTCGCGCGGCGACGGTCGCCGGCAGCGGATTCGCCGCCGTCGCGCTCACGGCGAGTTTCGTCGCTCGCCTGGCGGTGAACGCGCCGCTGACCCTCCCGGGCGGCGTCGCAGTGGGTGGCCAGGCGGTCGGGGTCGCGCCCGGCCCGCTCGCGGCCATGGCGATGGTGCTGGCCGCGCTGGGTGCGGTCAGTATCGGGGTGACCCGTTCCGACCCGGCGGCCGGCGTCGGACTCCTGTTCGTCGGGGTGTTCGGCGGTCTCGCACTCGTCTCACGGGGGGCGGCCATGCCCGCCGCGGTGGCGGTGGCCGCAGGTACCGGAACCGTCGCACTCGCAAGCCGACGAAGCCTTTGCCGGGCACGTGGCCTCGCCACCACCGTCCTCGTCGCCGCGCTCGGACTCGCGCTCGCGAGCGGCGTCGGCGACTGGACGGCGCTCAGACCGCTCGCGTCGACGTTCGCGCTGGGTGGCGTCGCGCTCACGCCCCTGTTCGCGGCGACCGACGCCGAGTCACTCCTCGGCGGGGCGCTGGCGTTCGTCGTGGTCCTCGTCGTGGGCCTGTCGGTGCCGTTCGTCACCGGTGCGGTCACGCTGGTCGGCGGCGGCGTGGTCGGCGCGGGCCTCCCCTTCGTTGCGCTCGCCGTCGCCGGGGCCGTGACGGCCGCGAGCGCCGCAGCCAGGACCCGTCGCTGGACGCTGCTGGCCGGCATCGTACTCGTCGCGCTGGCCGGCGTTCCGGCGTCGCTCCCGCGGGCGGTTCCGTTCGCGCTCGGCGTCGCCGTCCTCGTCACGCGGGAGGCCGGACGATGA
- a CDS encoding 4Fe-4S dicluster domain-containing protein → MSTDQQDDSDTQIDVAEGIDHQVAMVMDLNKCIGCQTCTIACKTLWTEDGGSEYMYWNNVETKPGAGYPRGWEDSGGGWQSGEHSERQPGEIPDQEDYGRAWEFNHSEIMYEGSDEPLRPREGAEWGPNWDEDEGAGEYPNSYYFYLPRICNHCTHPSCVEACPRSALYKREEDGIVLVDQERCRGYRYCVEGCPYKKVYYNTVSKKSEKCIFCYPRIEGEGPDGQTYAPACAEECPPQLRLVGFLDDEQGPIYKLVEEYEVALPLHPEFQTQPNVYYIPPFAPPQHTEDGETVDVDRIPRQYLEQLFGEGIDQALDTIERHRQRIERGGESELMEILQDKNPAKQYRLEVFDDG, encoded by the coding sequence GGTCGCGATGGTGATGGACCTCAACAAGTGTATCGGCTGTCAGACCTGCACTATCGCCTGTAAGACTCTCTGGACGGAGGACGGCGGCAGCGAGTACATGTACTGGAACAACGTCGAGACCAAACCCGGTGCGGGGTACCCGCGAGGGTGGGAAGACTCCGGCGGCGGGTGGCAGTCCGGCGAGCACTCGGAACGTCAGCCCGGCGAGATTCCCGACCAGGAGGACTACGGCCGCGCCTGGGAGTTCAATCACAGCGAAATCATGTACGAGGGCAGCGACGAACCGCTGCGGCCCCGCGAGGGCGCGGAGTGGGGACCCAACTGGGACGAGGACGAGGGCGCCGGCGAGTACCCCAACTCCTACTACTTCTATCTCCCGCGCATCTGCAACCACTGTACGCACCCCTCCTGCGTCGAGGCCTGCCCCCGCTCAGCGCTGTACAAGCGCGAGGAGGACGGCATCGTACTGGTCGACCAGGAGCGCTGCCGGGGCTACCGGTACTGTGTCGAGGGCTGTCCGTACAAGAAGGTGTACTACAACACCGTCTCGAAGAAATCCGAGAAGTGCATCTTCTGTTACCCGCGCATCGAGGGCGAGGGGCCCGACGGGCAGACCTACGCCCCGGCGTGTGCCGAGGAGTGCCCGCCCCAGCTCCGACTGGTCGGCTTCCTCGACGACGAGCAGGGCCCCATCTACAAACTCGTCGAGGAGTACGAGGTGGCGCTCCCGCTCCACCCGGAGTTCCAGACCCAGCCCAACGTCTACTACATCCCGCCCTTTGCGCCGCCACAGCACACCGAGGACGGGGAGACGGTGGACGTCGACCGCATCCCCCGACAGTACCTCGAGCAGCTGTTCGGCGAGGGCATCGACCAGGCGCTCGATACCATCGAACGCCATCGACAGCGAATCGAACGGGGCGGCGAGAGCGAACTGATGGAGATTCTCCAGGACAAGAACCCGGCGAAACAGTACCGGCTCGAGGTGTTCGACGATGGGTGA
- a CDS encoding molecular chaperone TorD family protein, producing the protein MGSTADDSEAAIDADATARGTLFRVLARAFEHPDESFHEVARNGSLDADVRACLDRTPFAFEVPPLTTDDDYEQLAARYNDVFQLGYSEYTDRTDGSLDASGPPVPLYESKYRPGTSWNDVNLDLSRAYQYYGLEIDQGNRDNHDALSYELEFAGYLARREAAVGPDAAAARLDFHDRHLGHAATGVNDRLSEEPGTGIYGPLGQLLEAVVRADRNDLAERLEGQR; encoded by the coding sequence ATGGGGTCGACGGCAGACGATTCGGAGGCCGCCATCGATGCGGACGCGACGGCTCGCGGGACCCTCTTCAGAGTGCTCGCGAGAGCGTTCGAACACCCGGACGAGTCCTTCCACGAGGTCGCCCGGAACGGGTCGCTGGACGCCGACGTCCGGGCGTGTCTCGACCGGACGCCGTTCGCGTTCGAGGTGCCGCCGCTGACCACCGACGACGACTACGAGCAGCTCGCGGCCCGCTACAACGACGTCTTCCAGCTGGGGTACAGCGAGTACACCGACCGGACCGACGGCTCGCTCGACGCGTCGGGCCCGCCGGTGCCGCTATACGAGTCGAAGTACCGCCCCGGGACGTCCTGGAACGACGTGAATCTCGACCTCTCGCGGGCCTACCAGTACTACGGCCTCGAGATCGACCAGGGGAACCGGGACAACCACGACGCGCTCAGTTACGAACTGGAGTTCGCGGGCTACCTGGCCCGGCGCGAGGCCGCCGTCGGACCGGACGCCGCAGCAGCACGGCTCGACTTCCACGACCGCCACCTCGGCCACGCCGCGACCGGCGTCAACGACCGGCTCTCTGAGGAACCCGGAACCGGCATCTACGGCCCGCTGGGCCAGCTCCTTGAGGCCGTCGTCCGCGCCGACCGGAACGATCTGGCCGAGCGCCTGGAGGGGCAGCGATGA
- a CDS encoding ethylbenzene dehydrogenase-related protein produces MGEGRPSRVTVSVVCIAALVVLTSVATPFASARPAHEIPFSEVQGSGLASPTADGWDGVPSSDVALGSAPSSVPNADDTTVETVHVQAARSDERLFVRLQWHDATRDVGADSMRRFNDAVAVQFPVNTSARPPIAMGGQRNMVNVWYWSSDTGTQELLAGGPGSTTAFPDPAVSANATYHGSGANATWTVVYVRDLEAAGENRTTLETEGDLDVAFAVWNGSNAERAGQKSVSEWHYFPSESRSAGPPFEALLWSVAGVAVVAVVAVTAFGVARARGGMQ; encoded by the coding sequence ATGGGTGAGGGGCGGCCCAGCCGCGTCACGGTCTCGGTCGTGTGCATCGCGGCCCTCGTGGTGCTCACCTCGGTCGCGACGCCGTTCGCGAGCGCCCGACCCGCCCACGAGATACCCTTCAGCGAGGTCCAGGGATCGGGTCTCGCCAGCCCCACCGCCGACGGCTGGGACGGCGTCCCGAGTTCGGACGTGGCGCTCGGCAGCGCCCCCAGTAGCGTCCCGAACGCAGACGACACGACCGTCGAGACGGTCCACGTGCAGGCGGCCCGGAGCGACGAGCGGCTCTTCGTCCGCCTCCAGTGGCACGACGCGACGCGGGACGTCGGCGCCGACTCGATGCGGCGGTTCAACGACGCCGTCGCCGTGCAGTTCCCGGTCAACACCAGCGCCCGGCCACCGATAGCGATGGGCGGGCAGCGGAACATGGTCAACGTCTGGTACTGGAGCAGCGATACGGGGACCCAGGAACTGCTCGCCGGCGGGCCGGGGTCGACGACGGCGTTCCCCGACCCGGCCGTAAGCGCGAACGCGACCTACCACGGGAGCGGCGCGAACGCTACCTGGACGGTCGTCTACGTCCGTGACCTGGAGGCTGCCGGCGAGAACCGGACCACGCTCGAGACCGAGGGGGACCTCGACGTGGCCTTCGCGGTCTGGAACGGCTCGAACGCCGAGCGGGCGGGGCAGAAGTCCGTCAGCGAGTGGCACTACTTCCCGTCCGAGTCCCGGTCCGCGGGACCCCCCTTCGAGGCGCTCCTGTGGTCGGTCGCCGGCGTCGCCGTCGTCGCCGTCGTCGCCGTGACGGCCTTCGGCGTCGCCCGCGCCCGAGGGGGGATGCAGTGA